One genomic region from Stutzerimonas decontaminans encodes:
- a CDS encoding LysE family translocator, whose product MELYLSMAAFALASSITPGPVNLVALNCGARFGFRASARHIAGATIGFTLLLLLIGLGLYELLERAPMMMRGIQWGGVAFLLYMAWRLAADDGRLEPAAASGGPSLLDGALMQWLNPKAWLASVAGMGLFAANGDVQRVWLFAALYFLICYASIACWAGAGVFLGRYLQVPARVRWLNRTMALLLAGSALYLVLG is encoded by the coding sequence ATGGAACTCTATCTTTCGATGGCCGCGTTCGCGCTGGCCTCTTCGATCACCCCGGGGCCGGTCAATCTGGTGGCGCTCAACTGCGGCGCGCGTTTTGGCTTTCGCGCCAGTGCGCGGCACATCGCCGGTGCAACCATCGGTTTCACCTTGTTGCTGCTGCTCATCGGCCTCGGCCTGTACGAGCTGCTGGAACGTGCGCCGATGATGATGCGCGGCATCCAGTGGGGCGGCGTGGCCTTCCTGTTGTATATGGCCTGGCGGCTGGCTGCGGATGATGGTCGGCTGGAACCCGCCGCCGCCAGCGGTGGCCCCTCGTTGCTCGATGGGGCGCTGATGCAGTGGCTCAACCCCAAGGCCTGGCTGGCCTCCGTTGCCGGCATGGGCCTGTTCGCGGCGAACGGCGATGTGCAGCGGGTCTGGCTGTTCGCCGCTCTGTACTTCCTCATCTGCTATGCGTCGATTGCCTGCTGGGCCGGCGCGGGTGTCTTTCTCGGTCGCTACCTGCAGGTGCCTGCGCGGGTGCGCTGGTTGAACCGGACGATGGCGCTATTGCTGGCCGGCAGCGCGCTTTATCTCGTGTTGGGTTAG